The Sorangiineae bacterium MSr11367 genome window below encodes:
- a CDS encoding iron ABC transporter permease: protein MGLKALATGLALLVLAVMLAITFGAEPISLARAAFEPESLDRTIVISARLPRVLLGVVSGAGLAAVGVAFQTLLRNPLAEPFVLGVSGGAALGATVAILSGVAAITFVGASLVPLAALGGGLAATAIVYGVARMSPGAHATSILLAGVVVNAIAASAITFLKTLISAAKAQELLFWLMGFLDVPSPGALASVAGYVALGSAILLIDAGRLNLLALGDEPALHLGVDVRALERRTFFACSLVVGGIVSVTGLIGFIGLIVPHALRRLFGPDVRVILPASLLAGGGMLVLCDLLSRVLFRFLHTEPPVGAVTSLLGGPLFLLLLGKRVRV from the coding sequence GTGGGCCTTAAGGCCCTCGCCACGGGACTTGCGCTGCTGGTTCTCGCGGTGATGTTGGCCATCACCTTCGGGGCCGAGCCCATTTCGCTCGCGCGTGCGGCCTTCGAGCCCGAATCGCTGGATCGCACCATCGTGATCTCGGCGCGGCTTCCGCGCGTGCTTCTCGGCGTCGTCTCGGGGGCGGGGCTCGCAGCCGTGGGGGTCGCCTTTCAGACCTTGCTGCGCAATCCGCTGGCCGAGCCCTTCGTCCTGGGCGTCTCCGGCGGGGCCGCGCTCGGTGCGACGGTGGCCATCTTGTCCGGCGTCGCGGCCATCACCTTCGTGGGCGCCTCGCTCGTGCCGCTGGCGGCCTTGGGTGGAGGCCTTGCGGCGACGGCCATCGTCTATGGTGTGGCGCGTATGAGCCCCGGCGCCCATGCGACGAGCATTCTGCTCGCGGGCGTCGTGGTGAATGCCATCGCGGCCTCGGCGATCACCTTCTTGAAGACGCTCATCAGCGCCGCCAAAGCGCAGGAGCTCCTCTTTTGGCTCATGGGCTTTCTCGACGTGCCCTCGCCCGGCGCGCTTGCCTCGGTGGCCGGCTACGTGGCCCTGGGCAGCGCGATCCTCTTGATCGACGCGGGCCGGCTCAACCTGCTCGCACTGGGGGACGAACCGGCGCTGCACCTCGGCGTCGACGTGCGCGCACTCGAACGGCGCACCTTCTTCGCGTGCTCGCTGGTCGTGGGCGGCATCGTCAGTGTCACGGGACTCATCGGCTTCATCGGCCTCATCGTCCCGCACGCGCTGCGCCGCCTCTTCGGCCCCGACGTGCGCGTCATCCTCCCCGCCTCGCTGCTCGCGGGCGGGGGAATGCTCGTCCTCTGCGATCTTCTGAGCCGTGTGCTCTTTCGCTTCTTGCACACCGAGCCGCCCGTCGGCGCCGTAACGTCGCTTCTGGGCGGCCCGCTCTTCCTCTTGCTGCTGGGAAAACGCGTCCGAGTCTAG
- the proC gene encoding pyrroline-5-carboxylate reductase, with protein sequence MSKERRTVGFLGAGNMAAALIKGLLHAGVFLPSEIYASDAKADRLKHIQTTHGIRVTSDNHELARTVDVLVLAVKPQVLDRVLDAIAGDLRRDTLVISVAAGVPLEALEGRLPANARVVRSMPNTPATSLAGATAISAGSHATEADLEIARSLFEAVGRVVTLDEPLLDAVTGLSGSGPAYIMLIIEALADGGVKMGLHRDTSLLLAAQTVYGSAKLLLDTGEHPGRLKDMVTSPGGTAIAGLHTLESGALRKTLIDAVESASRRAAELGQQMTEKMRK encoded by the coding sequence ATGTCCAAAGAGCGAAGAACGGTAGGATTTCTCGGCGCCGGCAACATGGCCGCGGCGCTCATCAAAGGTCTGCTCCACGCCGGCGTGTTTCTGCCGTCCGAGATCTACGCGAGCGATGCCAAGGCCGATCGCCTGAAGCACATTCAGACCACGCACGGCATCCGCGTCACGAGCGACAACCACGAGCTCGCCCGCACCGTCGACGTGCTCGTCCTCGCGGTGAAGCCGCAGGTGCTCGACCGCGTCCTCGACGCCATCGCGGGCGATCTCCGGCGCGACACCTTGGTCATTTCCGTCGCCGCCGGCGTGCCGCTCGAGGCCCTCGAGGGCCGGCTGCCGGCGAACGCGCGCGTCGTCCGCTCCATGCCGAACACACCGGCCACCTCGCTGGCGGGTGCGACGGCCATCTCCGCGGGCTCGCATGCCACCGAGGCCGATCTGGAGATCGCGCGCTCCCTCTTCGAAGCCGTCGGCCGCGTCGTAACCTTGGACGAGCCGCTCCTCGACGCCGTCACGGGCCTCTCGGGCAGCGGGCCCGCGTACATCATGCTCATCATCGAAGCCCTCGCCGACGGCGGCGTCAAAATGGGGCTGCATCGCGACACCTCACTGCTCTTGGCGGCGCAGACGGTGTACGGCTCGGCGAAGCTTCTTCTCGATACGGGCGAGCACCCGGGCCGCTTGAAGGACATGGTCACCAGCCCGGGTGGCACCGCCATCGCGGGCCTGCACACCTTGGAATCGGGCGCTCTGCGCAAGACGCTGATCGACGCGGTGGAGAGCGCGAGCCGGCGCGCGGCCGAACTCGGGCAGCAGATGACGGAGAAGATGCGGAAATGA
- a CDS encoding TerB family tellurite resistance protein translates to MTDPATFALTQLVPVLAEEAMFAAISAPGMTRDAVEGILKRRHEAHVALAQGTTSPRMLESEDAWVVTLTRAIAPLAPPVWLPMADVLKQKVTLEVGARGLRSFFSSKPSDKEVQRVKRLGALAVRSLRAVLSADGLFDKVERRNIAAIIGALGLPEDDAQSLLDEDPISVERLDIYGDLEVDVARAVLSGAWYAAAADGLDPREEQVIRALAVKLHRTPEEVEDARSAANTRAETGRLVGLALVEVLRTLLADRAAGSGTDLVAPLGRLAAPPRYHEEVLAHQPGQGEIKKRYAGLNAADRGAVLAAAWGAALHEDPALSRRSALRARFDRIAAELGDEGGRIRASVEGPIDEALATLASAMR, encoded by the coding sequence ATGACCGATCCGGCGACATTCGCCCTCACGCAACTGGTTCCCGTGCTGGCCGAGGAGGCGATGTTCGCCGCCATCTCCGCGCCGGGAATGACACGCGATGCCGTGGAAGGCATCCTCAAGCGTCGCCACGAGGCGCACGTGGCACTCGCGCAAGGCACGACGTCGCCGCGCATGCTCGAGTCGGAAGATGCATGGGTTGTCACGCTCACCCGGGCCATCGCGCCCCTCGCGCCGCCGGTGTGGTTGCCCATGGCCGACGTGCTCAAGCAAAAGGTGACCCTGGAGGTCGGTGCGCGCGGCCTGCGCTCGTTCTTCTCGTCGAAGCCGAGCGACAAGGAAGTGCAGCGCGTAAAGCGCCTCGGCGCACTCGCGGTGCGGTCGCTGCGTGCGGTGCTCTCGGCCGATGGGCTGTTCGACAAGGTGGAGCGGCGCAACATCGCCGCGATCATCGGCGCGCTCGGTCTGCCGGAGGACGACGCGCAGTCGCTTCTGGACGAAGATCCGATCAGCGTGGAACGCCTCGACATTTACGGCGATCTCGAGGTCGACGTCGCGCGCGCCGTCCTGAGCGGCGCCTGGTACGCCGCCGCGGCCGACGGCCTCGACCCGCGCGAGGAGCAGGTGATCCGCGCCCTCGCGGTGAAGCTTCACCGCACACCGGAAGAAGTGGAAGACGCACGAAGCGCGGCCAACACGCGCGCGGAAACGGGGCGGCTGGTCGGGCTCGCCCTCGTGGAGGTGCTGCGCACCTTGCTGGCCGATCGCGCGGCGGGTTCGGGCACCGACCTGGTCGCCCCCCTCGGAAGGCTGGCTGCGCCGCCGCGCTACCACGAGGAAGTGCTCGCGCACCAACCGGGGCAAGGCGAGATCAAGAAGCGCTACGCCGGCTTGAACGCGGCCGATCGAGGCGCGGTGCTCGCGGCGGCGTGGGGTGCGGCGTTGCACGAGGACCCTGCCCTTTCGCGCCGCTCGGCGCTGCGTGCGCGGTTCGATCGCATCGCCGCGGAGCTAGGCGACGAGGGCGGGCGCATCCGAGCCTCGGTGGAAGGGCCCATCGACGAAGCGCTGGCAACCTTGGCCAGTGCCATGCGGTAG
- a CDS encoding kinase/pyrophosphorylase: protein MSDIRTIDVLSDSTGETAEKVVRAALLQFPHSGVQIRLHTRVRTRESARPVLERAAQEGALVVFTVVSPELREYIHASSYELRVEALDLIGSLIGKLGTYLDRQPINTPSAMLPLSDEYFRRIEAVEFTVKSDDGKEPRNFKKADIVLVGVSRTSKTPLSTLLAQRGLRVANLPIVLNFEVPPELEEAPQDRVVGLTIGLDQLVEIRKARLKQLGMPVDASYGLREQVKEELEYAAKIFRAHPGWPVIDVTGRAIEETAVIILESLKERDEQTKNARAAIV, encoded by the coding sequence TTGAGCGACATTCGCACCATCGACGTACTCAGTGATTCCACCGGCGAAACGGCCGAAAAAGTCGTGCGCGCCGCGCTTTTGCAGTTCCCCCATTCGGGTGTCCAGATCCGCCTGCATACGCGCGTGCGAACGAGGGAATCGGCTCGTCCCGTGCTCGAGCGCGCGGCCCAGGAGGGGGCCCTCGTCGTCTTCACGGTCGTCAGCCCGGAGCTTCGCGAGTACATCCACGCGTCGAGCTACGAGCTGCGGGTGGAGGCGCTCGATCTCATTGGCTCGCTCATCGGCAAGCTGGGCACCTATTTGGATCGACAGCCCATCAACACGCCCAGCGCGATGCTGCCGCTCTCGGACGAGTACTTCCGGCGCATCGAGGCGGTCGAGTTCACCGTGAAGAGCGACGACGGCAAGGAGCCGCGCAACTTCAAGAAGGCGGACATCGTGCTCGTGGGCGTGAGCCGCACGTCGAAGACGCCGCTGTCGACCTTGCTCGCGCAGCGCGGCCTTCGGGTGGCCAACCTGCCCATCGTGCTCAACTTCGAGGTGCCGCCGGAGCTGGAAGAGGCCCCGCAAGATCGCGTGGTCGGCCTCACCATCGGGCTCGATCAGCTGGTGGAAATCCGCAAGGCGCGCTTGAAGCAGCTGGGCATGCCCGTCGACGCGAGCTACGGCCTGCGCGAGCAGGTGAAAGAGGAGCTCGAATACGCCGCGAAGATCTTCCGCGCCCACCCTGGCTGGCCGGTGATCGACGTGACGGGACGCGCCATCGAGGAGACGGCGGTCATCATTCTGGAGTCGCTCAAAGAACGCGACGAGCAGACGAAGAACGCGCGCGCAGCCATTGTGTAA
- a CDS encoding Crp/Fnr family transcriptional regulator translates to MAKAPFDVAAELRLVPGLAEVGADTLEELAANASHRVAHANVTLLAQGAPSPHVIFLLRGAVKMVRQPDRDEADPIVLSVLRAPCRIPDSSPVGEEPAVASVVTLRSSQFVTIGNAALLETLGRSPALVRYWLARAADDARTYVQRIDELVSGTADERIIRVLDGLARTHGTPLGQGRFIAIPLRRRDIAHMVNATTETVSRLLARLERDGRARSTRDGIWWLPVPRASIGTPPDDLKGSQ, encoded by the coding sequence ATGGCGAAGGCCCCCTTCGACGTCGCTGCAGAGCTGCGGCTCGTTCCCGGTCTGGCGGAAGTTGGCGCCGATACCCTCGAGGAGCTGGCTGCGAACGCGAGCCATCGCGTGGCGCACGCCAACGTGACCCTGCTCGCGCAAGGTGCACCGTCGCCCCACGTGATCTTTCTGCTACGGGGCGCCGTGAAAATGGTGCGTCAGCCCGATCGCGACGAGGCCGACCCCATCGTGCTCAGTGTCCTTCGGGCACCCTGCCGCATTCCCGATTCCTCGCCGGTGGGGGAGGAGCCCGCCGTGGCCAGCGTGGTCACCCTGCGCTCGTCGCAGTTCGTGACCATTGGCAATGCGGCATTGCTCGAAACCCTGGGGCGCTCGCCGGCCCTCGTGCGCTATTGGCTGGCCCGCGCCGCCGACGATGCGCGTACGTACGTACAGCGCATTGACGAATTGGTGTCGGGGACGGCTGACGAGCGCATCATTCGCGTGCTCGACGGCCTGGCCCGCACACACGGTACGCCTCTTGGGCAAGGGCGCTTTATCGCCATTCCCCTGCGCCGACGTGATATCGCACACATGGTCAACGCAACGACGGAGACGGTCAGCCGCCTGCTTGCGCGGCTCGAACGTGATGGCCGAGCACGTAGCACCCGTGACGGTATTTGGTGGCTTCCTGTTCCGCGTGCGTCGATCGGAACCCCCCCTGACGATCTGAAAGGGAGTCAATGA
- a CDS encoding type III pantothenate kinase, translating into MLLTIDVGNTNIVYGLFEDKTLVHQFRVESDRGRTADEYTVVLRQLLAMHDIAPGDIDAAIIASVVPALTEPMARLVKRAFGSEPLVVGPGIKTGMPILYENPREVGADRIVNAVAAYERFKGAVIAVDFGTATTFDIVTPKGEYLGGVIATGIQLSAEALFARAARLPRVEIVAPPRVVGRNTVHSMQSGIVFGYVCMVDGLVDRIRDEVGYPADVIATGGLGSLIAPLSRTIGHYDADLTMVGLRLLHERNSGP; encoded by the coding sequence ATGCTTCTGACCATCGACGTGGGGAACACCAACATCGTCTACGGTCTGTTCGAGGACAAAACGCTGGTGCACCAGTTCCGGGTCGAATCGGACCGCGGGCGCACCGCCGATGAATACACCGTCGTGTTGCGGCAGCTGCTCGCGATGCACGACATTGCGCCGGGCGACATCGACGCGGCCATCATCGCCAGCGTCGTGCCGGCCCTCACCGAGCCGATGGCCCGGCTGGTGAAGCGCGCCTTCGGCTCCGAGCCCCTGGTGGTCGGCCCGGGCATCAAGACCGGGATGCCCATCCTCTACGAGAACCCGCGCGAGGTCGGCGCCGATCGCATCGTGAACGCCGTTGCCGCGTACGAGCGCTTCAAGGGCGCGGTCATCGCGGTGGACTTCGGCACCGCGACCACCTTCGACATCGTCACCCCCAAGGGCGAGTACCTGGGCGGCGTCATCGCCACGGGCATCCAGTTGAGCGCCGAGGCGCTGTTTGCGCGCGCCGCACGCCTCCCGCGCGTCGAAATCGTCGCGCCCCCCCGCGTCGTGGGTCGCAACACCGTGCACTCGATGCAATCGGGCATCGTCTTCGGCTATGTGTGCATGGTCGACGGCTTGGTCGACCGCATCCGCGACGAGGTGGGCTACCCGGCCGACGTCATCGCCACCGGAGGACTTGGCTCGCTCATCGCGCCCCTGTCGCGGACCATCGGGCACTACGACGCCGACCTGACCATGGTGGGTCTCCGGCTCTTGCACGAGAGGAACAGTGGGCCTTAA
- a CDS encoding ADP-ribosylglycohydrolase family protein yields MDLFRQDRLAGTLLGVAANDALDGNGVATVQSGIAAAALATASASPEQTATAFRGALVGWSLRHPWTADADTLHAAGCIALGLRRSGTLSPTSGAAARAAIVGASMPYDVDERLAVGRALAEVTHADPRSVDAALFVAEVAAACVVAPANGDRSSFVERARWVVRSPELVVALHFALELVEKKVTMDLAVRELGIGNDATEAVPLAAFAFMRFGDSLDVAMEQFAPAAGSQGRAARALLGAWIGTLSGAACLPWGRVGRLREGPFGPTRLRELAAMLATRADDPEPAHEPRAAGPSICSVLPMEPRGSRRFGVSGLVYPAAGTAAARTSRRDRGDVRYRK; encoded by the coding sequence ATGGATCTCTTTCGACAAGACCGGCTTGCTGGCACCTTGCTCGGTGTGGCGGCCAACGACGCCCTCGATGGAAACGGTGTTGCCACGGTCCAATCGGGCATCGCCGCCGCAGCCCTGGCGACCGCCTCTGCCTCCCCGGAGCAGACGGCCACGGCCTTCCGCGGTGCCCTGGTCGGCTGGTCATTGCGGCATCCTTGGACCGCCGACGCCGACACGCTTCACGCGGCCGGCTGCATTGCCCTGGGCCTTCGCCGCTCGGGCACGCTGTCACCCACCAGCGGTGCCGCGGCCCGTGCGGCCATCGTCGGCGCATCCATGCCGTACGACGTCGACGAACGCCTCGCCGTCGGACGCGCCCTCGCGGAGGTCACCCACGCGGATCCGCGCTCCGTCGATGCCGCTTTGTTCGTGGCCGAGGTAGCCGCCGCCTGCGTGGTCGCGCCGGCCAATGGCGACCGTTCCAGCTTCGTCGAACGCGCCCGCTGGGTCGTGCGATCCCCCGAGCTGGTGGTGGCCCTGCACTTCGCGCTCGAGCTGGTCGAGAAAAAGGTCACCATGGACCTCGCCGTGCGCGAGCTCGGCATCGGCAACGACGCCACCGAAGCCGTGCCGCTCGCCGCCTTCGCCTTCATGCGCTTCGGCGATTCGCTCGACGTCGCCATGGAGCAGTTCGCACCCGCGGCTGGTTCGCAAGGCCGAGCGGCCCGGGCCCTCCTCGGCGCATGGATCGGCACCCTGTCCGGCGCCGCATGCCTCCCGTGGGGTCGCGTGGGGCGCCTGCGCGAAGGCCCCTTTGGACCCACGCGCCTTCGCGAACTCGCCGCAATGCTCGCCACACGCGCCGACGATCCGGAGCCCGCGCACGAGCCACGTGCCGCCGGACCGTCCATCTGCAGCGTCCTCCCGATGGAACCTAGAGGTAGCCGTCGATTTGGCGTATCAGGCTTGGTTTATCCTGCTGCTGGAACCGCGGCAGCGAGAACGAGCCGGCGGGACCGGGGCGATGTTCGCTACAGAAAGTGA
- a CDS encoding M50 family metallopeptidase, translated as MPVAFYVIAALGLAVLMVVHEGGHYLAARRYGMRVIRFSIGFGPTIWKHRPKGSPTVFQIAIIPFLAYVQIAGMNPYEDNDPKDPGSYANASLWGRIVTIAGGPLANYLFASVLMFMGFLIGGRTDIDEVSMKVTVMPESPAAVSGMHDGDKVLAVNGEAIHNWDELRVAVGKHAGEAIDVLIERDGQQETKRPVVTPKGEKLEGKIQIGTPLRTTKLTVAQAAVLSVTEPPKVVYDLVKGLALWISGKIKPELSGPVGIVKQVSGAAKNGAGDYFKLLGALSAYLGGFNLLPIPALDGGRLLFLLFEAASRRKPDAKVEARIHAVGLLMMLTLIAVVTYTEIMPKH; from the coding sequence ATGCCTGTTGCCTTCTACGTCATTGCTGCGCTTGGCCTTGCCGTCCTCATGGTGGTTCACGAGGGCGGTCACTACCTGGCCGCGCGGCGATACGGGATGCGCGTCATCCGATTCTCCATCGGCTTCGGGCCGACGATTTGGAAGCACCGCCCCAAGGGAAGTCCCACCGTCTTTCAGATCGCGATCATTCCGTTCCTCGCGTACGTGCAAATCGCGGGGATGAACCCGTACGAGGACAACGATCCGAAGGATCCGGGTAGTTACGCCAATGCGTCGCTCTGGGGGCGCATCGTGACCATCGCCGGCGGGCCGCTCGCGAACTACCTGTTTGCTTCGGTGCTCATGTTCATGGGCTTCCTCATCGGCGGCCGCACGGACATCGACGAAGTGAGCATGAAGGTGACGGTGATGCCGGAGAGCCCCGCCGCCGTCTCGGGCATGCACGATGGCGACAAGGTGCTCGCCGTGAACGGCGAAGCCATCCACAACTGGGACGAGCTGCGCGTGGCCGTGGGCAAGCACGCGGGTGAGGCCATCGACGTGCTCATCGAGCGCGACGGGCAGCAGGAAACCAAGCGCCCCGTGGTCACGCCCAAAGGGGAGAAGCTCGAGGGCAAGATCCAGATCGGCACGCCGCTGCGCACGACGAAGCTCACCGTCGCCCAAGCCGCCGTGCTCAGCGTGACGGAGCCGCCCAAGGTCGTTTACGACTTGGTGAAAGGCCTGGCGCTCTGGATCAGCGGCAAGATCAAGCCCGAGCTGAGCGGACCCGTGGGCATCGTGAAGCAGGTCAGTGGCGCCGCGAAGAACGGCGCGGGCGACTATTTCAAATTGCTGGGCGCGTTGAGCGCATACCTGGGCGGTTTCAACCTACTGCCCATCCCCGCGCTCGACGGCGGGAGGCTGCTCTTTTTGCTCTTCGAAGCCGCCTCCCGCCGCAAGCCGGACGCCAAGGTGGAAGCGCGCATTCACGCCGTGGGATTGCTCATGATGCTCACCTTGATCGCGGTGGTGACCTACACCGAGATCATGCCGAAGCACTGA
- the argC gene encoding N-acetyl-gamma-glutamyl-phosphate reductase, whose amino-acid sequence MHTAPIAVLGGSGYAGIELTYLLAHHPRARLEVVSSDRWVGDSVAQHLAISGRAGERVYASFDEASERAKECAVVLLATPAEVSAKVAPGLLAAGCKVIDLSGAFRLTDAGVARAHYGKDVESSKVDVAVGAYGLPEFFRDEVVDAKLVANPGCYATCAALALAPLLEQGLIARTDLVVSAVSGVTGAGRKSTEEYGFVAIDQDVRAYRVLAHQHTPEMAQTLQRRVDAAGGPIDLTFTPHLVPLSRGILSTAYARLAVQASSADLTAALSKAYANEPFVTVVRSPNDVSLKQVVGTNRCVIGVACEAKTLGRVVVVSAIDNLLKGAAGQAVQNLNLVLGCDEDAGLTQLRRFHT is encoded by the coding sequence ATGCATACTGCGCCCATTGCCGTTCTCGGAGGCTCCGGCTACGCCGGCATCGAGCTGACCTATTTGCTCGCGCACCACCCGCGCGCTCGCCTGGAGGTCGTGTCGAGCGATCGCTGGGTGGGCGACTCCGTGGCCCAGCACCTCGCCATCTCGGGAAGGGCGGGCGAGCGCGTCTACGCGTCCTTCGACGAAGCCTCGGAGCGCGCGAAGGAATGCGCCGTCGTCCTACTCGCCACGCCCGCCGAAGTATCGGCCAAGGTCGCCCCCGGGCTGCTCGCGGCGGGGTGCAAAGTCATCGATCTCTCGGGTGCCTTTCGCCTCACCGACGCTGGCGTCGCGCGCGCCCATTACGGCAAGGACGTGGAGAGCTCCAAGGTCGACGTGGCCGTGGGCGCCTACGGTCTGCCCGAGTTTTTCCGGGACGAAGTGGTGGACGCGAAGCTCGTCGCCAACCCCGGTTGCTACGCCACGTGCGCCGCATTGGCCTTGGCGCCGCTGCTCGAGCAAGGACTCATCGCACGCACCGATCTGGTGGTGAGCGCCGTTTCGGGCGTCACCGGCGCGGGGCGTAAGAGCACCGAAGAATACGGCTTCGTGGCCATCGACCAAGACGTGCGCGCCTACCGCGTGCTGGCGCATCAGCACACGCCGGAGATGGCGCAGACGCTGCAGCGGCGGGTGGATGCCGCGGGCGGGCCCATCGATCTGACGTTCACGCCGCACCTCGTACCGCTTTCGCGCGGCATCTTGAGCACGGCGTATGCGCGTCTGGCGGTGCAGGCCTCGTCGGCCGATTTGACCGCGGCGCTGAGCAAGGCGTACGCGAACGAACCTTTCGTCACGGTGGTGCGCTCGCCGAACGACGTGTCGCTGAAGCAAGTCGTGGGAACGAACCGATGCGTCATCGGCGTCGCGTGCGAAGCGAAGACGCTGGGCCGCGTGGTCGTCGTTTCCGCGATCGACAACCTGCTGAAGGGGGCGGCCGGGCAAGCCGTCCAGAATCTCAACCTCGTACTGGGTTGCGATGAGGACGCCGGCCTCACGCAGCTCCGGAGATTTCACACGTGA